A single window of Pseudomonas lutea DNA harbors:
- a CDS encoding dipeptidase — MDFSLKHLAATTLMLASVSAFAPAANANLSAQQSSALIGSFQEKSVTDFRQFLKTVSNTDVIKAAGVEPAISAFLADKKLSADEQNDIHRLLGLYARIKYGSAATDTLRELVAIPTVQTEGVAQHDNPAFIKMAEKIKTLAQSFNLSFRNIDNRVYEISLEGSGPEVVGIHAHADIVPVTPDNWVLADGTKLDPFKVTLIGDRMYGRGTEDDKNGIVVALYAMKVIKEEKLPLARHFKLLIDTTEETSGDAIPYYFERNPTPAYNLALDGSYPVVIAEKGYGTVMASFPRRTAEGTGAEITSMTGGMATNQIPSKSVATLVTDRPAELAAELQKAGAEYAQRNGANFQVAAEVAGKAVKLTVTGVSAHSSEPESGVNPVARMLDFINGLDGKVALKRNAVTDAARYAAENWGLDYLGSKLGVGFSDEFMGPLTASLTYVAMDDKAFKLAVNLRVPRGKSPEALKAQIEQKLTAWSQQSHIAPAFTYSIAEPMYRNPEGEWVKALLAVATENLGMEHKFGTSAGATSVHELPNGVQFGLAKPDVKYTGHTDAEFKTTEQFLLDLQIVTEMMGRIGQLPKL; from the coding sequence ATGGATTTTTCACTCAAGCATCTCGCCGCCACTACCCTGATGCTCGCCAGCGTTTCGGCGTTTGCGCCTGCAGCCAACGCCAATCTCAGCGCGCAACAGAGCAGCGCGCTGATCGGCAGCTTCCAGGAAAAATCGGTCACCGATTTCCGTCAGTTTCTCAAGACTGTCAGCAACACCGATGTGATCAAAGCGGCTGGCGTTGAACCCGCCATCAGCGCCTTCCTCGCCGATAAAAAGCTATCAGCTGACGAGCAGAATGATATCCACCGCCTGCTGGGCCTATACGCGCGGATCAAATATGGCAGCGCGGCCACTGACACCTTGCGCGAGCTGGTCGCGATTCCGACGGTGCAAACCGAGGGCGTAGCGCAGCACGACAACCCTGCGTTCATCAAGATGGCCGAGAAGATCAAAACCCTCGCGCAGTCGTTCAACCTCAGCTTTCGCAACATCGACAACCGCGTTTACGAGATATCCCTTGAAGGCTCAGGCCCGGAAGTGGTCGGCATCCATGCCCACGCCGACATCGTCCCGGTCACCCCGGACAACTGGGTGCTGGCCGATGGCACCAAGCTCGATCCGTTCAAGGTCACACTGATCGGTGACCGCATGTACGGCCGCGGTACCGAGGATGACAAGAACGGCATCGTTGTGGCGCTGTACGCCATGAAAGTCATCAAGGAAGAGAAGCTGCCACTGGCGCGCCATTTCAAGCTGCTGATCGACACCACCGAAGAAACCTCCGGCGACGCCATCCCCTATTATTTCGAACGCAACCCGACGCCGGCCTACAACCTGGCGCTCGACGGTAGCTACCCGGTAGTGATCGCCGAGAAGGGTTACGGAACGGTGATGGCCAGTTTCCCACGCCGAACCGCCGAGGGCACCGGCGCGGAAATCACCTCGATGACCGGCGGCATGGCGACCAACCAGATTCCGTCGAAGTCCGTCGCCACGCTGGTGACTGACCGCCCTGCCGAACTGGCGGCCGAGCTGCAGAAAGCCGGTGCCGAGTATGCGCAACGCAACGGCGCAAATTTTCAAGTGGCTGCTGAAGTGGCGGGCAAGGCCGTGAAGCTGACGGTCACGGGTGTTTCGGCGCACTCCTCGGAGCCTGAGTCGGGGGTCAACCCGGTGGCGCGTATGCTCGATTTCATCAACGGCCTGGACGGCAAGGTTGCGCTCAAGCGCAACGCCGTTACCGACGCCGCTCGCTACGCCGCTGAAAACTGGGGGCTGGATTACCTGGGGAGCAAACTGGGCGTGGGCTTCAGCGACGAATTCATGGGCCCATTGACGGCCTCACTGACCTATGTGGCAATGGACGACAAAGCCTTCAAGCTTGCGGTCAACCTGCGGGTGCCGAGGGGCAAGTCGCCCGAAGCCCTGAAAGCGCAGATTGAGCAGAAGCTCACCGCGTGGAGCCAGCAAAGCCACATTGCCCCTGCGTTCACGTATTCCATTGCCGAGCCGATGTACCGCAACCCGGAAGGCGAGTGGGTCAAGGCGCTGCTGGCCGTCGCCACCGAAAACCTGGGCATGGAACACAAATTCGGCACATCAGCCGGCGCCACGTCGGTCCATGAGCTGCCAAACGGTGTGCAGTTCGGGCTGGCCAAGCCGGACGTCAAATACACCGGGCACACGGACGCCGAGTTCAAGACCACGGAGCAGTTCTTGCTGGACCTGCAAATCGTCACGGAGATGATGGGCCGTATCGGTCAGCTGCCGAAGCTCTGA
- a CDS encoding DUF1883 domain-containing protein, whose product MKFIHQREHLNEGDIVVIESSNPCNIRLMSDANFRSFKNGGRHTYHGGAFDRFPAKIVVPSTGFWNITLDTVTQRAISVTRKPNLKHSIKIVRRSGSTLQH is encoded by the coding sequence GTGAAATTTATCCATCAACGCGAACACCTCAACGAAGGCGACATCGTGGTGATCGAGTCCTCGAATCCCTGCAATATCCGGCTGATGAGCGATGCCAACTTCCGCAGTTTCAAGAACGGTGGACGGCATACCTACCATGGCGGCGCGTTCGACCGCTTTCCTGCCAAGATCGTCGTGCCCAGCACCGGCTTCTGGAACATCACGCTGGACACGGTGACGCAACGGGCGATCAGCGTGACGCGCAAGCCCAACTTGAAACACTCCATCAAGATCGTCCGCCGTTCGGGCTCGACGCTTCAGCACTGA
- the ahpF gene encoding alkyl hydroperoxide reductase subunit F, which yields MLDANLKAQLKSYLERITRPIEIVASLDDGAKSQEMLALLNDIVSSSDKITLDTNGSDARTPSFALNSPGQDIKLRFAGLPMGHEFTSLVLALLQVGGYPSKATEDTIEQARSLTGEFKFETYFSLTCQNCPDVVQALNLLAVLNPNVQHVAIEGSLFQQEVTDRQIMSVPSIYLNGELFGQGRMNLEEILAKIDTSAGDRQAEKLNAKEAFEVLVVGGGPAGSAAAIYAARKGIRTAVAAERFGGQVLDTMAIENFISVQHTEGPKLAVALEEHVKEYEVDIINLQRGEQLIPGKNGEPHQVKFASGGVLKGKTVILATGARWREMNVPGEQQYRNKGVAYCPHCDGPLFKGKRVAVIGGGNSGVEAAIDLAGIVSHVTLLEFDANLRADAVLQRKLHSLPNVTVLTSAMTSEVTGDGQKVNGLRYKNRLTGEEITVELEGIFVQIGLLPNTEWLKGTIELSPRGEIIIDQRGETSIPGIFAAGDVTTVPFKQIVIAVGEGAKASLSAFDHLIRSSAPA from the coding sequence ATGTTGGACGCCAATCTTAAAGCTCAGTTGAAATCTTACCTGGAGCGGATCACTCGCCCGATCGAGATCGTTGCGTCCCTCGATGACGGCGCGAAATCCCAGGAAATGCTGGCATTGCTCAACGATATCGTCAGCAGCTCCGACAAAATCACCCTCGACACCAATGGCAGCGATGCACGCACGCCGTCCTTCGCCCTGAACAGCCCGGGTCAGGACATCAAGCTGCGTTTTGCCGGCTTGCCAATGGGTCACGAATTCACCTCGCTGGTGCTGGCACTGCTGCAAGTCGGCGGCTACCCGTCCAAGGCCACCGAGGACACGATTGAACAAGCCCGCAGCCTGACCGGCGAGTTCAAGTTTGAAACGTACTTCTCGCTGACCTGCCAGAACTGCCCGGACGTGGTCCAGGCCCTGAACCTGCTCGCCGTGCTTAACCCGAACGTGCAGCACGTCGCGATTGAAGGCAGCCTGTTTCAGCAGGAAGTCACCGACCGCCAGATCATGTCGGTGCCCAGCATCTACCTTAATGGCGAGCTGTTCGGCCAGGGCCGCATGAACCTGGAAGAGATCCTGGCAAAGATCGACACCAGCGCCGGTGACCGTCAGGCCGAGAAGCTGAACGCCAAAGAAGCGTTTGAAGTTCTGGTCGTCGGTGGTGGCCCTGCCGGTTCCGCTGCGGCCATTTATGCAGCGCGGAAAGGTATCCGCACCGCCGTGGCGGCCGAGCGTTTCGGTGGTCAGGTGCTGGACACCATGGCGATCGAAAACTTCATCTCCGTGCAGCACACCGAAGGCCCGAAACTGGCCGTTGCCCTTGAAGAACACGTCAAGGAATACGAAGTTGACATCATCAACCTGCAGCGCGGCGAGCAGTTGATCCCGGGCAAGAACGGCGAACCGCATCAGGTGAAGTTTGCCAGCGGTGGCGTGCTCAAAGGCAAGACGGTCATTCTGGCCACCGGCGCACGCTGGCGTGAAATGAACGTCCCGGGCGAACAGCAGTATCGCAACAAGGGCGTGGCTTATTGTCCGCACTGCGACGGTCCGCTGTTCAAAGGCAAGCGTGTCGCGGTCATCGGCGGTGGTAACTCCGGCGTGGAAGCGGCCATCGACCTGGCCGGTATTGTTTCCCACGTAACGCTGCTGGAGTTCGACGCCAATCTGCGCGCCGACGCGGTGCTGCAGCGCAAGCTGCACAGCCTGCCCAACGTCACGGTGCTCACCAGCGCCATGACCAGCGAAGTCACCGGCGACGGTCAGAAGGTTAACGGCCTGCGCTACAAGAACCGCCTCACCGGTGAGGAAATCACCGTTGAGCTGGAAGGGATCTTCGTGCAGATCGGCCTGTTGCCGAACACTGAATGGCTCAAAGGCACCATCGAGCTGTCGCCACGCGGTGAGATCATCATCGATCAGCGCGGCGAGACGTCCATCCCCGGCATCTTCGCGGCGGGCGACGTGACCACCGTGCCGTTCAAGCAGATCGTGATCGCGGTCGGCGAGGGCGCCAAAGCTTCGCTTAGCGCGTTCGATCACCTGATCCGCAGCAGCGCCCCGGCTTGA
- the ahpC gene encoding alkyl hydroperoxide reductase subunit C yields the protein MPIINSQVKPFKATAYKNGNFVEVSDADLKGKWSVVFFYPADFTFVCPTELEDLADNYAAFQQLGVEIYSVSTDTHFAHAAWHNTSPAIGKIQYTMIGDPTLTISRNFDVLIEEAGLADRGTFVINPEGEIKIVELNDGGVGRDATELLRKIKAAQYVAAHPGEVCPAKWKEGEATLAPSLDLVGKI from the coding sequence ATGCCTATCATCAACAGCCAAGTAAAACCGTTCAAGGCTACTGCTTACAAGAACGGCAACTTCGTAGAAGTGTCGGACGCCGACCTGAAAGGCAAATGGTCTGTGGTGTTCTTCTACCCGGCTGACTTCACCTTCGTTTGCCCAACCGAGCTGGAAGACCTGGCCGACAACTACGCTGCATTCCAGCAGCTGGGCGTCGAAATCTACAGCGTCTCCACCGACACCCACTTTGCTCACGCTGCCTGGCACAACACCTCGCCAGCCATCGGCAAAATCCAGTACACCATGATCGGCGACCCAACGCTGACCATCTCCCGCAACTTCGACGTGCTGATCGAAGAAGCTGGCCTGGCTGACCGCGGTACTTTCGTGATCAACCCGGAAGGCGAGATCAAAATCGTCGAACTGAACGACGGTGGTGTTGGCCGTGACGCTACCGAGCTGCTGCGCAAAATCAAGGCTGCTCAGTACGTCGCTGCTCACCCCGGCGAAGTTTGCCCAGCCAAGTGGAAAGAAGGCGAGGCTACCCTGGCACCGTCCCTGGACCTGGTTGGCAAGATCTAA